From the genome of Flavobacterium luteolum, one region includes:
- a CDS encoding LytR/AlgR family response regulator transcription factor, with the protein MALTYRCLIIDDESPAHKALISHISKFDELEHSGSAFNGMEAIKLLNENQYDIIFLDINMPVISGVELMELQPKRPITIVTTAYSDFALSAYQNDAIDYLMKPISFDKFSKAIEKAKTYHSGNNLKKENTADEKVLSYRSNGQVIETPLSDILYIESLGNYMKLYNCKLKSPIVIYGSLASISAEIDCANFLQVHRSYIVNTTKISAVTSKNLTMSNGDIIPVGRKYQILLNNLPMR; encoded by the coding sequence ATGGCACTTACCTACCGCTGTCTAATAATTGATGACGAATCGCCGGCGCACAAAGCCTTGATTTCGCATATCTCCAAATTTGACGAACTGGAACATTCTGGAAGCGCTTTTAATGGCATGGAAGCCATAAAACTGCTCAACGAAAACCAATACGATATTATTTTTCTCGACATTAATATGCCCGTGATTTCTGGCGTAGAATTGATGGAACTTCAGCCCAAACGCCCCATTACGATTGTTACAACGGCTTATTCTGACTTTGCGCTTTCGGCCTATCAAAACGATGCGATAGATTATTTAATGAAACCCATTTCGTTTGATAAATTCTCAAAGGCAATCGAAAAAGCCAAAACGTATCATTCTGGAAATAATCTTAAAAAAGAAAACACCGCAGACGAAAAAGTACTTTCGTACCGCTCGAACGGACAAGTAATTGAAACGCCTCTTTCTGATATTTTATACATCGAAAGTCTGGGTAATTACATGAAATTGTACAACTGCAAATTAAAATCTCCAATTGTTATTTACGGCTCGCTTGCGAGTATAAGTGCCGAAATTGATTGTGCGAATTTCCTTCAAGTTCACCGATCTTATATTGTAAATACAACTAAAATTTCTGCTGTTACATCCAAAAATCTTACGATGTCAAATGGCGATATTATTCCTGTGGGAAGGAAATATCAGATTCTGCTAAATAATTTGCCAATGAGATAA
- a CDS encoding sensor histidine kinase gives MAYDLYEWRWYKFFFINTYKLYDCIIFAAMTIAKIYQNFFLRNLIVNTLVYLVIFACIYDEVKLDGHSWTFILSKIAMGYFPCIVWITIFNICIIKPFLFHKRFKIFFTLLAVYWTCFYFFMNWFLPLVELGNLKALQIVSLIINGCFFYFLHIVISKKMSQADKDIMNFKSELSFLKQQLNPHFLLNAMNNLYGEALAEPEKVPDRILNLSDMLRYQIEASKKDYVLMQEEIAFIKKYIEYYTFRNERLAVTQKIEGVHDQIEIPPLFFLPLVENAVKFSAETAEPFINLDLKVNCRSVTFTLKNNYLDSGSRLSSTGIGIENLKRRLEVYGLKHDLSCKKDKEMFIVKLNIWHLPTAV, from the coding sequence ATGGCGTACGATTTATACGAATGGCGTTGGTATAAATTTTTCTTTATAAATACTTACAAACTATACGATTGTATTATTTTTGCCGCTATGACAATTGCAAAAATCTACCAGAATTTTTTTCTACGAAACCTAATCGTAAACACACTTGTTTATTTAGTTATTTTCGCCTGCATTTACGACGAAGTAAAACTCGACGGACATAGCTGGACTTTTATTCTCAGCAAAATTGCCATGGGGTATTTTCCGTGTATTGTCTGGATTACGATTTTTAACATCTGCATCATTAAGCCTTTTTTATTTCATAAAAGGTTCAAAATCTTTTTCACGCTTCTAGCCGTATATTGGACTTGTTTTTATTTCTTCATGAATTGGTTTCTTCCGCTTGTGGAATTAGGAAATTTAAAAGCCCTTCAGATTGTATCGCTTATTATAAACGGCTGTTTTTTTTATTTCCTGCATATTGTTATTAGCAAAAAAATGAGCCAAGCCGATAAAGATATTATGAATTTCAAATCGGAACTTTCGTTTTTAAAACAACAGCTAAATCCGCATTTTTTATTGAATGCAATGAATAATCTTTACGGAGAAGCGTTGGCAGAACCAGAAAAAGTTCCAGATCGAATCCTGAATCTTTCAGACATGCTGCGTTATCAGATTGAAGCTTCTAAGAAAGATTATGTTTTAATGCAGGAAGAAATTGCGTTTATTAAAAAATACATTGAATATTACACGTTTAGAAACGAAAGACTAGCTGTAACGCAAAAAATTGAAGGTGTTCACGATCAAATCGAGATTCCGCCTTTGTTCTTTTTGCCCTTGGTTGAAAATGCGGTGAAGTTTTCTGCCGAAACTGCCGAACCTTTTATCAATCTTGATTTGAAGGTAAATTGCCGAAGCGTTACTTTTACCTTAAAAAACAATTATCTCGATTCGGGATCGCGACTTTCGAGCACGGGAATTGGAATTGAAAACTTAAAAAGACGTCTAGAAGTATACGGTCTAAAACACGATTTGAGCTGTAAAAAAGATAAAGAGATGTTTATCGTAAAATTGAATATATGGCACTTACCTACCGCTGTCTAA
- the groL gene encoding chaperonin GroEL (60 kDa chaperone family; promotes refolding of misfolded polypeptides especially under stressful conditions; forms two stacked rings of heptamers to form a barrel-shaped 14mer; ends can be capped by GroES; misfolded proteins enter the barrel where they are refolded when GroES binds), which produces MAKDIKFDIEARDGLKRGVDALANAVKVTLGPKGRNVIIGKSFGGPTVTKDGVSVAKEIELKDALENMGAQMVKEVASKTNDLAGDGTTTATVLAQAIVKEGLKNVAAGANPMDLKRGIDKAVETIVADLAKQAKVVGSDSDKIKQIASISANNDEVIGELIATAFAKVGKEGVITVEEAKGTDTFVDVVEGMQFDRGYLSPYFVTNPEKMEVELDSPYILLYDKKVSSLKELLPVLEPVAQSGKPLLIIAEDVDGEALSTLVVNKLRGALKIAAVKAPGFGDRRKAMLEDIAILTGGTVISEERGYTLENTTIEMLGNAKRVSIDKDNTTIVSGAGEADIIKNRVNQIKGQMETTTSDYDKEKLQERLAKLAGGVAVLYVGAASEVEMKEKKDRVDDALHATRAAVEEGIVAGGGVALLRAKLALADLKADNADEATGIQIVSRAVEAPLRTIVENAGLEGSVVVAKVSEGSGDFGYNAKTDEYVDMLTAGIIDPKKVTRVALENAASVSGMILTTECALIDIKEENAGGGMPMGGGMPGMM; this is translated from the coding sequence ATGGCAAAAGATATAAAATTTGATATTGAAGCACGTGACGGATTAAAACGTGGTGTTGATGCATTAGCAAATGCTGTAAAAGTAACTCTTGGACCAAAAGGTCGTAACGTAATTATCGGAAAATCATTTGGTGGACCAACTGTTACTAAAGATGGTGTTTCTGTTGCAAAAGAAATCGAATTAAAAGACGCACTAGAAAATATGGGTGCGCAAATGGTAAAAGAAGTTGCTTCTAAAACTAATGATTTAGCTGGAGACGGAACTACAACTGCTACAGTTTTAGCTCAAGCTATCGTAAAAGAAGGTCTTAAAAACGTTGCTGCAGGTGCAAATCCGATGGATTTAAAACGTGGTATCGACAAAGCTGTTGAAACTATCGTTGCTGACTTAGCAAAACAAGCTAAAGTTGTTGGAAGCGATTCTGACAAAATCAAACAAATTGCTTCTATCTCTGCTAACAATGACGAAGTTATTGGTGAATTAATCGCTACTGCTTTCGCTAAAGTTGGTAAAGAAGGTGTTATCACTGTTGAAGAAGCTAAAGGAACTGATACTTTCGTTGATGTTGTTGAAGGAATGCAGTTTGACAGAGGGTACCTTTCTCCTTACTTTGTAACAAACCCAGAGAAAATGGAAGTTGAATTAGATTCTCCATACATCTTATTATACGACAAAAAAGTATCTTCTTTAAAAGAATTACTTCCGGTTTTAGAGCCAGTTGCTCAATCAGGAAAACCATTATTGATTATTGCTGAAGATGTTGACGGAGAAGCTCTTTCTACATTAGTAGTAAATAAATTAAGAGGTGCTCTTAAAATTGCTGCTGTAAAAGCTCCAGGTTTTGGAGACAGAAGAAAAGCAATGTTAGAAGATATCGCAATCTTAACTGGTGGAACTGTAATTTCTGAAGAAAGAGGTTATACTCTTGAAAATACAACTATCGAAATGTTAGGAAACGCAAAAAGAGTTTCTATCGATAAAGACAATACAACTATCGTAAGCGGTGCTGGTGAAGCTGATATCATCAAAAACAGAGTAAACCAAATTAAAGGTCAGATGGAAACTACTACATCTGATTACGATAAAGAAAAATTACAAGAGCGCTTGGCTAAATTAGCTGGAGGTGTTGCTGTTCTTTACGTTGGTGCTGCTTCTGAAGTTGAAATGAAAGAGAAAAAAGACAGAGTTGATGATGCTTTACACGCAACTCGTGCTGCTGTAGAAGAAGGAATCGTTGCTGGTGGTGGTGTTGCTTTATTGAGAGCTAAACTTGCTTTAGCTGATTTAAAAGCTGACAACGCTGATGAAGCAACTGGAATTCAAATCGTTTCTCGAGCTGTTGAAGCTCCATTAAGAACTATCGTTGAAAACGCTGGTCTTGAAGGTTCTGTTGTTGTAGCTAAAGTTTCTGAAGGTTCAGGTGATTTTGGATACAATGCAAAAACTGACGAATATGTAGATATGCTTACTGCTGGAATTATCGATCCTAAGAAAGTAACTCGTGTAGCTCTTGAAAACGCTGCATCTGTTTCTGGAATGATCTTAACTACAGAATGTGCATTAATTGATATTAAAGAAGAAAATGCCGGAGGCGGAATGCCAATGGGTGGCGGAATGCCAGGAATGATGTAA
- a CDS encoding SulP family inorganic anion transporter, giving the protein MKKAFQLFDFSQKVNYKNEILAGLTVAMTMIPESLSFAILAGFPPLVGLYAAFIAGLVTAIFGGRPGMISGGAGATVIVLIALMKSHGIEYVFAAVALGGVVQICIGLFKLGKFIRLVPQPVMFGFVNGLAVVIFMSQLEQFKTIVNGQVSWLQGTPLYIMLGLVALTIAIVLIFPKITKAVPASLVAIMVVFALVIVFNIETKTVEDIASVQGGFPPFHIPNIPLSFETLKVIFPYSVIVAAVGLTEGLLTLNLVDEITGTRGNSNRECIAQGSSNILNGFFYGMGGCPMIAQTLVNLGAGSRARLSGIIAALTILLIILFGAPVIGKLPMAALVGVMMMVAITTFEWASFRIINKMPRHDIFVGILVALITIVLHNLALAVLIGVIISALVFAWESAKRIRARHYIDENGIKHYEIYGPLFFGSTAAFLEKFDIQNDPDHIIIDFKESRVSDMSAIEALNNLTKKYNQLNKTVELQHLSADCRQLLKNADAVINVNVIEDPTYKVVS; this is encoded by the coding sequence ATGAAAAAAGCATTCCAACTCTTCGATTTTAGCCAAAAAGTCAACTATAAAAACGAAATTTTAGCAGGTTTAACTGTTGCAATGACTATGATTCCAGAATCGCTGTCGTTTGCTATTTTGGCTGGATTTCCGCCGTTGGTTGGTTTATACGCCGCTTTTATTGCAGGATTGGTTACGGCTATTTTTGGCGGAAGACCTGGAATGATTTCGGGCGGGGCAGGAGCAACGGTCATTGTTTTGATCGCCTTGATGAAATCGCACGGAATTGAATATGTTTTTGCCGCTGTAGCTCTTGGAGGTGTAGTTCAGATTTGTATCGGACTTTTTAAACTAGGGAAATTTATTCGGTTAGTTCCGCAGCCTGTTATGTTTGGTTTTGTGAACGGTTTGGCAGTTGTCATTTTTATGTCGCAGTTGGAGCAGTTTAAAACAATTGTAAACGGACAGGTTTCTTGGCTTCAAGGAACTCCGCTATATATTATGTTGGGTTTGGTCGCTTTGACTATTGCCATTGTTTTAATTTTTCCGAAGATTACAAAAGCGGTTCCAGCATCTTTAGTAGCTATTATGGTAGTTTTTGCTTTGGTAATTGTTTTTAATATTGAAACCAAAACAGTAGAAGATATCGCTTCGGTTCAAGGCGGATTTCCTCCGTTTCACATTCCGAATATTCCACTTTCTTTTGAAACTTTAAAAGTGATATTTCCGTATTCGGTCATTGTTGCGGCTGTTGGTTTGACGGAAGGTTTGCTTACGCTGAATCTAGTTGACGAAATCACAGGAACAAGAGGAAACAGCAATAGAGAATGTATCGCACAAGGAAGCTCAAATATCTTAAATGGCTTTTTTTACGGAATGGGAGGCTGCCCAATGATTGCACAGACTTTAGTAAATCTTGGTGCAGGATCAAGAGCCAGACTTTCGGGAATTATTGCAGCACTCACTATTTTATTGATTATTCTTTTCGGAGCTCCTGTAATCGGGAAACTGCCAATGGCGGCTTTAGTTGGGGTAATGATGATGGTAGCCATTACGACTTTTGAATGGGCAAGTTTTAGGATTATTAATAAAATGCCACGACATGATATTTTTGTTGGAATTCTAGTAGCTTTAATCACCATTGTGTTGCATAATCTTGCTTTGGCGGTTTTAATTGGTGTAATCATTTCGGCTTTGGTTTTTGCTTGGGAAAGCGCTAAGCGAATTCGCGCAAGACATTATATTGATGAAAACGGAATAAAACATTACGAAATTTATGGACCGTTATTCTTTGGTTCAACAGCAGCTTTTTTAGAAAAATTTGATATTCAGAACGACCCAGATCATATTATAATAGATTTTAAAGAAAGCCGTGTTTCTGATATGTCTGCAATAGAAGCTTTAAATAATCTGACTAAGAAATACAATCAGCTCAATAAAACAGTAGAATTACAGCATTTAAGTGCCGATTGCAGGCAATTGCTGAAAAATGCTGATGCGGTTATAAATGTTAATGTTATTGAAGATCCAACTTATAAAGTGGTTAGTTAA
- a CDS encoding co-chaperone GroES: protein MALNIKPLSDRVLIEPVAAETKTASGIFIPDTAKEKPQKGTVVAVGNGTKDHTMTVKVGDTVLYGKYAGTELKLEGTDYLIMREDDILAII, encoded by the coding sequence ATGGCTTTAAACATTAAACCGCTTTCAGACCGCGTACTTATTGAGCCTGTTGCAGCTGAAACTAAAACTGCCTCAGGTATTTTTATTCCTGATACTGCCAAAGAGAAACCTCAAAAAGGAACTGTAGTTGCAGTAGGAAACGGAACTAAAGATCATACAATGACTGTAAAAGTTGGAGATACTGTTCTTTACGGTAAATATGCAGGTACTGAATTAAAATTAGAAGGTACTGATTATTTGATTATGCGTGAGGACGATATCCTTGCAATTATCTAA
- a CDS encoding DUF2199 domain-containing protein, whose translation MYTYKCSCCGEVFDEMPLCFGNEFPAYYFAIPPEEREKRIEFGGNWCYVDEEHFFHRGRLIIPIIDYHEDLVFNVWTTISEDNFCLRMDLWEDPNRIHQEPYFGWMQTDVPTYGKTISLKSIAIEQGLGLIPEIKMIEENHPLTLDQENGITLEKAISIVDEIMKIQHGKS comes from the coding sequence ATGTATACTTACAAATGTTCTTGCTGCGGCGAAGTTTTTGACGAAATGCCTTTGTGTTTTGGAAACGAATTTCCTGCTTATTATTTTGCTATTCCGCCAGAAGAAAGAGAAAAACGAATTGAATTTGGAGGAAATTGGTGTTATGTAGATGAAGAACATTTTTTTCATCGTGGAAGATTAATAATTCCGATAATCGACTATCATGAAGACTTGGTTTTTAATGTATGGACAACGATAAGCGAAGATAATTTCTGCCTTCGAATGGATTTATGGGAAGATCCAAATAGAATTCACCAAGAGCCTTATTTTGGCTGGATGCAGACTGATGTTCCTACTTACGGCAAAACCATATCTCTAAAATCAATCGCCATTGAACAAGGTTTAGGATTAATTCCAGAAATAAAAATGATTGAAGAAAATCATCCTTTAACCCTAGATCAGGAAAACGGAATTACTTTAGAAAAAGCCATTTCGATTGTAGATGAAATAATGAAAATTCAGCACGGTAAAAGCTAA
- a CDS encoding TMEM143 family protein, whose protein sequence is MTREHYIPFNKEFLLEKQIAAFAENAQKADDFKKLFEIIEHYYHYESFNLNRNLKQHYALYDPDLSEKEREQFINKSDFPVFKETLLKVLERGNYYRINQKALNDAFNESDLIGLHLSIDFNAFKDFELYARGHHKAKEKVKKYFFWTKEVEIEYYDRVLIYLNYSEADYLKEKKVKLSKMPIDPGSIALKIFKRVPKNDLETIFPNAIPKMSLKDKLLLWVPGLFGGLSLLSAKVIPALINMYEAYQTGETIDLLNSKTSLNQGLIALGILGAYCFRQYNNFVNKKIRYSKTLSDSLYFKNVGNNSGAFYSLLNSSEEEALKETILAYTFLHESEEALTAEELDNQIESWFQTKLNTDLDFDVNDALLKLKSIGLGTETNGKWDVIPLNEALIAIDELWDNVFQYNQNVNSLKY, encoded by the coding sequence ATGACTAGAGAACATTATATTCCGTTTAATAAAGAATTCTTACTGGAAAAGCAAATTGCTGCATTTGCCGAAAACGCACAAAAGGCTGATGATTTTAAAAAGTTATTCGAAATTATCGAACATTATTATCATTATGAATCTTTTAATCTTAACCGAAATCTAAAACAGCATTACGCGCTTTACGATCCCGATTTAAGCGAAAAAGAACGTGAACAGTTTATCAATAAAAGCGATTTTCCCGTTTTTAAAGAAACATTGCTGAAAGTTCTCGAGCGCGGTAATTACTACAGAATTAATCAAAAAGCTTTAAACGATGCATTTAATGAATCTGATTTGATTGGATTGCATCTTTCTATCGATTTTAATGCTTTTAAAGATTTCGAACTTTATGCTCGCGGACATCATAAAGCGAAAGAAAAAGTCAAAAAATACTTTTTCTGGACCAAAGAAGTTGAAATTGAATATTATGATCGTGTCTTAATATATCTTAATTACAGCGAAGCAGATTACCTGAAAGAAAAGAAAGTCAAGTTAAGTAAAATGCCAATTGATCCGGGTTCTATTGCTCTGAAAATTTTTAAGCGTGTTCCTAAAAACGATCTTGAAACTATTTTCCCGAATGCCATTCCGAAAATGTCTCTCAAAGATAAATTGCTGCTTTGGGTTCCAGGTCTTTTTGGCGGACTTTCTTTATTAAGCGCCAAAGTAATTCCTGCCTTGATTAATATGTATGAAGCTTATCAGACTGGCGAAACCATCGATTTACTAAACAGTAAAACTTCTTTAAATCAAGGTTTAATTGCATTAGGAATTTTAGGTGCTTATTGTTTCCGTCAATACAACAACTTTGTAAACAAGAAAATCAGATACTCTAAAACCCTTTCTGACAGTTTGTATTTTAAGAATGTCGGCAACAATAGCGGTGCATTTTATTCTTTACTAAATTCTTCAGAAGAAGAAGCCTTGAAAGAAACTATTCTTGCTTATACATTTTTACACGAAAGCGAAGAAGCTTTAACAGCCGAAGAACTAGACAATCAAATTGAATCTTGGTTTCAAACCAAACTAAATACCGATTTAGATTTTGATGTAAACGATGCTTTACTGAAACTAAAAAGCATAGGATTAGGAACAGAAACTAACGGAAAATGGGACGTGATTCCGTTAAATGAAGCGCTTATCGCTATTGATGAGTTGTGGGACAATGTTTTTCAATATAATCAAAATGTAAATTCTCTAAAATACTAA
- a CDS encoding DUF962 domain-containing protein, with protein sequence MRTLDQWFAEYAVSHQNPTNKAIHYICVPAIFFSIVGLLMSIPSAIIANTLNLNLPIIENWAFVVLLFVLVFYIRLSVAMAIKIALFSGICLILNYYIGQVVPLWAFSIGVFVIAWIGQFYGHNIEGKKPSFLKDLQFLLIGPAWVVENLFSRK encoded by the coding sequence ATGAGAACATTAGACCAATGGTTTGCAGAATATGCCGTAAGTCATCAGAACCCAACCAATAAAGCGATTCATTACATTTGCGTTCCCGCAATTTTCTTTTCTATCGTTGGCTTGTTAATGAGTATTCCAAGCGCAATTATTGCCAATACTTTAAACCTAAATTTACCTATTATCGAAAACTGGGCTTTTGTGGTTCTGCTTTTTGTATTGGTTTTCTACATTAGATTATCGGTTGCAATGGCTATTAAAATTGCTTTGTTCTCGGGAATCTGTTTAATTTTAAATTATTATATCGGACAAGTTGTACCGTTATGGGCATTCTCAATTGGCGTTTTTGTTATCGCTTGGATCGGACAATTTTACGGGCATAATATTGAAGGCAAAAAACCTTCTTTCTTAAAAGATCTTCAGTTTTTATTGATTGGTCCTGCTTGGGTTGTTGAGAATTTGTTTTCCAGAAAGTAA
- a CDS encoding DUF6119 family protein, translating to MSKTVNAKLYKIQDSIVEAGENNEILIDKIVRTYNIKSGNKFSEIQVSNESSLDDWSAKLFVFTTDTKPPYWQEFLSEIVEDEADLDKIKIQYSSFVLFIFDKNSIFIISKGYYGHFLLEDYIDNFFGLEVLSRLVNKSSTEIKQIEERGLFGTEIGAQRYFRENYNLAFEDDFGKIYKTMLASIEEADFKRLGIKQKKTSTKKLSITGSSSLEVSSNFTYKELIDRIIKIKEVLETEGVEFNQFYRLPASALNPIKEKLNNALLNYAYNCFKNKETIDFYSPNIFPYLQSIETQFYNEEDGLLDKIEFASSFGYNNIINSLIQTGLIDDTNETKFIESLKKTYGRYKLNEDTEFSVGVPLDLWFCGEIEYEQKRYFKLDNAWYLYRNSLDEYLNIFFQDIDFENCPPIPLKSWTEESEGEYNESFKNTKDFIVTDRTYLNFIEMADLIKVDQNKIYFYHVKKGLGQDTRVLISQIINAARYLTYYKDEENSTGLKSYYKNICDKHYNGNALTLNINGTLKSISEEEFIQIFKSDKKFSFVFVYSSDSKLSIKEEIKKTRSRIAKLSLVYVIRDMRRTNFELLFERIRTK from the coding sequence ATGTCAAAAACTGTTAATGCAAAACTTTATAAAATTCAAGATTCTATTGTTGAAGCTGGTGAGAATAATGAAATCTTGATTGATAAAATCGTTCGCACTTATAATATTAAGAGCGGAAACAAGTTTTCAGAAATTCAAGTTTCCAATGAGTCAAGTTTAGATGATTGGTCGGCAAAACTATTTGTTTTTACTACAGACACAAAACCTCCTTATTGGCAAGAATTTCTATCTGAAATTGTTGAAGATGAAGCAGATTTAGATAAAATAAAAATTCAGTATTCATCTTTTGTTCTTTTTATTTTTGATAAAAATTCAATTTTTATTATTTCTAAAGGATATTATGGGCATTTCCTATTAGAAGATTATATAGATAACTTTTTTGGTTTGGAGGTTCTCTCCAGATTAGTCAACAAAAGCTCAACCGAGATTAAACAAATAGAAGAACGAGGACTATTTGGAACAGAAATTGGTGCTCAACGATATTTCAGAGAAAATTATAATCTTGCGTTTGAAGATGATTTTGGCAAGATATACAAAACAATGTTAGCATCAATCGAAGAAGCAGATTTTAAAAGATTAGGAATAAAACAAAAAAAAACATCTACTAAAAAGTTATCAATTACTGGAAGTTCTTCTCTCGAAGTTTCATCAAATTTTACCTATAAGGAATTAATTGACAGGATAATAAAAATTAAAGAAGTCTTAGAAACCGAAGGAGTGGAATTTAATCAATTTTATAGATTACCAGCTTCTGCGTTAAATCCAATTAAAGAGAAACTAAATAATGCCTTATTAAACTATGCATACAATTGTTTTAAAAATAAAGAAACGATAGATTTTTATAGCCCTAATATTTTTCCATATCTGCAATCCATTGAAACGCAATTTTACAATGAAGAGGATGGTCTTTTGGATAAAATTGAGTTTGCTTCGTCCTTTGGATATAATAATATTATTAATTCACTAATTCAAACTGGTTTAATAGATGATACCAATGAAACAAAATTCATAGAATCTCTAAAAAAAACGTATGGCCGATATAAACTAAATGAAGATACTGAATTCTCTGTTGGTGTACCCTTAGATTTATGGTTTTGTGGTGAAATTGAATATGAACAAAAAAGATATTTTAAATTAGATAATGCGTGGTACTTGTATCGAAATAGCTTGGACGAATATTTAAATATATTTTTTCAAGATATAGATTTTGAAAATTGTCCGCCCATTCCTCTTAAATCATGGACGGAAGAATCTGAAGGAGAATATAATGAGAGTTTTAAAAACACTAAAGATTTTATTGTCACTGATCGAACATATTTAAATTTTATTGAGATGGCAGATTTAATTAAAGTAGATCAAAATAAAATTTATTTTTATCATGTTAAGAAAGGTCTAGGTCAAGATACAAGAGTTTTAATTAGTCAAATTATTAATGCTGCTCGATACTTAACGTATTATAAAGATGAAGAAAATAGTACCGGGTTGAAATCTTATTATAAAAATATATGCGATAAACATTATAATGGAAATGCTTTAACTTTAAATATTAATGGTACTTTGAAAAGTATTTCAGAAGAAGAATTTATTCAAATATTTAAATCAGATAAAAAATTTAGCTTTGTTTTTGTTTATTCTTCTGATAGTAAATTATCAATAAAAGAAGAAATTAAAAAGACACGATCTAGAATTGCCAAATTATCCTTAGTATATGTGATAAGAGATATGAGAAGAACTAATTTTGAATTACTATTTGAACGCATAAGAACCAAATAA
- a CDS encoding ectonucleotide pyrophosphatase/phosphodiesterase encodes MKKYFTSLLSLVFLSLSFVLQAQNAKENYVVLVSMDGFRWDYGKQFNLPNLKQIEKEGVHAKSMKPSYPSKTFPNHYSIVTGLYPDHHGIINNVFYDASLNQSFSLSSNAKNDSRFYGGNPIWNLAEQQGVKTASFFWPGSDIDKRNPSYFKNYDGKIPYGARIDTVMKWLQLPEKQRPHLVTLYFDEPDHTGHNFGPLSSENKKMVIKMDSIMGEISRRLDQLPIGKQINLIIVSDHGMANISNDKKVAVLDYLKPEWLGYKDVINPIMSLQAKPGYQDSIATALKKVPHIKFWKSTEVPERLHYGTNPRVHDFVIEADKGWSLVSKESTHIKGGTHGYDNNEKDMHAIFYAKGPAFKVNKKVKTFQNVSVYPLIAHILGLQTGEIDGKLSDVESMLR; translated from the coding sequence ATGAAAAAGTATTTTACTTCACTCCTATCTTTAGTTTTCCTTTCGCTTTCATTCGTTTTACAAGCCCAAAATGCTAAAGAAAACTATGTAGTTTTAGTTTCTATGGATGGCTTTCGCTGGGATTACGGCAAACAATTCAATCTTCCGAATTTGAAGCAAATTGAAAAAGAAGGCGTTCATGCAAAATCAATGAAACCTTCATATCCTAGTAAAACTTTCCCAAATCATTATTCGATTGTAACAGGACTTTATCCAGATCATCACGGAATCATCAATAATGTTTTTTATGATGCTTCTTTAAATCAATCTTTTTCCTTATCGAGCAACGCTAAAAATGATTCGAGATTTTATGGTGGAAATCCGATTTGGAATTTAGCCGAACAGCAAGGTGTAAAAACAGCCTCTTTCTTTTGGCCAGGTTCTGATATTGACAAAAGAAATCCAAGTTATTTCAAAAATTACGATGGTAAAATTCCGTATGGTGCAAGAATCGATACGGTTATGAAATGGCTACAGCTTCCAGAAAAACAGCGTCCGCATTTGGTGACTTTATATTTTGATGAACCAGATCATACGGGTCATAATTTCGGTCCACTTTCGTCTGAAAATAAAAAAATGGTCATCAAGATGGATTCTATAATGGGTGAAATATCTCGAAGATTGGATCAATTGCCTATCGGAAAACAAATCAATTTAATTATCGTTTCAGATCACGGAATGGCCAATATTAGCAATGATAAAAAAGTAGCCGTTTTAGATTACTTAAAACCAGAATGGTTGGGTTATAAAGACGTAATTAATCCGATTATGAGCTTACAGGCAAAACCTGGCTATCAAGATTCTATTGCTACTGCTTTGAAAAAAGTTCCTCATATTAAATTCTGGAAATCGACCGAAGTTCCTGAAAGACTACATTACGGAACGAATCCGCGTGTTCATGATTTTGTTATTGAGGCCGATAAAGGTTGGAGTTTAGTAAGCAAAGAAAGCACACATATAAAAGGCGGAACTCACGGTTATGATAATAATGAAAAAGATATGCATGCTATTTTTTACGCAAAAGGCCCAGCTTTTAAAGTCAATAAAAAGGTGAAAACGTTTCAGAATGTTTCCGTTTATCCCTTAATTGCTCATATTCTAGGCCTACAAACGGGTGAAATTGACGGAAAATTGAGTGATGTTGAGTCAATGCTTCGCTAA